One stretch of Streptomyces sp. A2-16 DNA includes these proteins:
- a CDS encoding DinB family protein: MTAGPRITPLLDQFDWSCERLAGRLAGPVMDSGDGSRTPVGPMTDDEYLWEPVPDCWSVRRRSEGPGARATFLAGTGDWGRDAAPHPHPVPPPFTTLAWRLSHLSEMLLLRADHTAGTHALTRDDYRVSGTAADAIAAFDASAQAWRTALRNTDDTDLDTVGHCTYPHGSDPEEPFLDVVWWVNQEVLHHGAEIALLRDLYRERRP; the protein is encoded by the coding sequence ATGACCGCAGGACCTCGAATCACGCCGCTGCTCGACCAGTTCGACTGGTCCTGCGAGCGCCTGGCCGGTCGCCTCGCCGGGCCGGTCATGGACAGCGGCGACGGCTCGCGGACCCCGGTCGGCCCGATGACCGACGACGAGTACCTGTGGGAGCCGGTGCCGGACTGCTGGTCGGTGCGGCGGCGTTCGGAGGGGCCGGGCGCGCGGGCCACGTTCCTGGCCGGCACCGGCGACTGGGGCCGGGACGCGGCGCCCCACCCGCACCCCGTCCCGCCGCCGTTCACGACCCTCGCGTGGCGCCTGAGCCACCTCAGCGAGATGCTGCTCCTGCGCGCCGACCACACGGCGGGCACCCACGCCCTCACCCGCGACGACTACCGCGTCAGCGGCACCGCCGCCGACGCGATCGCCGCCTTCGACGCGTCCGCACAGGCCTGGCGCACGGCCCTGCGGAACACCGACGACACCGACCTCGACACCGTCGGCCACTGCACCTATCCGCACGGCAGCGACCCGGAGGAACCGTTCCTGGACGTCGTGTGGTGGGTCAACCAGGAAGTCCTGCACCACGGCGCCGAGATCGCCCTGCTGCGCGACCTGTACCGGGAACGCCGGCCCTGA
- a CDS encoding glyceraldehyde-3-phosphate dehydrogenase, with translation MTVKDDSFTDWKNREEIAESMIPMIGRLHRERDVTILLHSRSLVNKSVVSILKTHRFARQIAGEELSVTDTLPFVQALTTLDLGPAQIDIGRLAEIYKTDDRGLSVAEFTAEAVAGATGGNKIDRREPRDVVLYGFGRIGRLVARLLIEKAGSGNGLRLRAIVVRGGGGRASEDLVKRASLLRRDSIHGQFQGTITVDEAEGAIVANGNTIKVIYANDPSEVDYTAYGIKNAILIDNTGKWRDREGLSQHLRPGIDKVVLTAPGKGDVPNIVHGVNHDTIKPDEQILSCASCTTNAIVPPLKAMADEYGVLRGHVETVHSFTNDQNLLDNYHKADRRGRSAPLNMVITETGAASAVAKALPDLKAPITGSSIRVPVPDVSIAILSLRLGRETTREEVLEYLRDVSLTSPLKRQIDFTTAPDAVSMDFVGSRHASIIDAGATKVDGDNAILYLWYDNEFGYSCQVVRVVQHVTGVEYPTYPAAV, from the coding sequence GTGACTGTCAAGGACGACTCGTTCACCGACTGGAAGAACCGCGAGGAGATCGCGGAATCGATGATCCCGATGATCGGGAGGCTGCACCGGGAGCGCGACGTAACGATTCTTCTGCACAGCCGTTCCCTCGTGAACAAGTCGGTGGTCAGCATCCTGAAGACCCACCGGTTCGCCCGGCAGATCGCCGGTGAGGAGCTCTCCGTCACCGACACCCTGCCCTTCGTCCAGGCCCTCACCACGCTGGACCTCGGCCCCGCGCAGATCGACATCGGCCGGCTGGCCGAGATCTACAAGACCGACGACCGCGGTCTGTCGGTGGCCGAGTTCACCGCGGAGGCCGTGGCCGGAGCGACGGGCGGCAACAAGATCGACCGCCGTGAGCCGCGGGACGTCGTCCTCTACGGCTTCGGCCGCATCGGCCGCCTGGTGGCCCGGCTGCTGATCGAGAAGGCGGGCTCCGGCAACGGACTGCGGCTGCGCGCGATCGTCGTCCGGGGCGGCGGCGGGCGGGCCTCCGAGGATCTCGTCAAGCGGGCCTCGCTGCTGCGCCGGGACTCCATCCACGGCCAGTTCCAGGGCACGATCACCGTCGACGAGGCCGAGGGCGCGATCGTCGCCAACGGCAACACCATCAAGGTGATCTACGCGAACGACCCCTCCGAGGTCGACTACACGGCGTACGGCATCAAGAACGCCATCCTCATCGACAACACCGGCAAGTGGCGCGACCGCGAGGGCCTCTCGCAGCACCTGCGCCCCGGCATCGACAAGGTCGTGCTGACCGCGCCGGGCAAGGGCGACGTCCCCAACATCGTGCACGGCGTCAACCACGACACCATCAAGCCGGACGAGCAGATCCTGTCCTGCGCGTCCTGCACCACGAACGCGATCGTGCCGCCCCTGAAGGCGATGGCCGACGAGTACGGCGTGCTGCGCGGCCACGTGGAGACGGTCCACTCCTTCACCAACGACCAGAACCTGCTGGACAACTACCACAAGGCCGACCGCCGGGGCCGCTCCGCGCCGCTCAACATGGTGATCACGGAGACGGGCGCCGCCTCCGCCGTCGCCAAGGCGCTGCCCGACCTCAAGGCCCCCATCACCGGCAGCTCGATCCGGGTGCCGGTGCCGGACGTCTCCATCGCGATCCTGAGCCTGCGCCTGGGCCGTGAGACCACCCGCGAGGAGGTCCTGGAGTACCTGCGTGACGTCTCCCTGACCTCCCCGCTCAAGCGCCAGATCGACTTCACGACGGCTCCGGACGCGGTCTCCATGGACTTCGTCGGCTCCCGCCACGCCTCGATCATCGACGCAGGCGCCACCAAGGTCGACGGCGACAACGCGATCCTCTACCTCTGGTACGACAACGAGTTCGGCTACTCGTGCCAGGTGGTGCGGGTCGTGCAGCACGTGACCGGGGTGGAGTACCCGACGTACCCGGCGGCGGTCTGA